Proteins encoded together in one Bacteroides ovatus window:
- a CDS encoding C1 family peptidase, with product MNKQILSIFVLCAFSYSTQAQEVKGGISDSMMQQIKQSYANTPTDKAIRNAIGSNDIRKLALNQDNLKGMDTHFSIKVPSKGITDQKSSGRCWLFTGLNVMRAKAIAKHNLGSFEFSQTYPFFFDQLEKANLFLQGIIDTSSKPMDDKMVEWLFRNPLSDGGTFTGVADIVSKYGLVPKDVMPETNSSENTSRMAGLIALKLREQGLQLRGLAAQGAKPAALEKTKTEMLSTIYRMLVLNLGVPPTEFTWTEYNAKGEPVSTETYTPLSFLKKYGDEKLIDNYVMLMNDPSREYYKCYEIDYDRHRYDGKNWTYVNLPIEDIKEMAISSLKDSTMMYFSCDVGKFLNSDRGLLDVKNYDYESLMGTSFGMNKKQRIQSFASGSSHAMTLMAVDLDKNGKPTKWMVENSWGPAAGYQGYLIMTDDWFNEYMFRLVVETKYASKKALEVLKQKPIRLPAWDPMFAE from the coding sequence ATGAATAAACAGATTTTATCAATTTTTGTTTTATGTGCTTTTTCTTATTCTACACAAGCGCAAGAAGTGAAAGGAGGCATCAGCGACTCCATGATGCAACAAATCAAGCAGAGTTACGCAAACACTCCTACTGACAAGGCTATCCGCAACGCTATCGGTAGCAACGACATTCGTAAACTGGCTCTCAATCAGGATAACCTGAAAGGGATGGACACACATTTCTCCATCAAAGTGCCTTCCAAAGGTATCACCGATCAGAAATCTTCCGGCCGTTGCTGGCTTTTCACAGGTTTGAATGTGATGCGTGCCAAAGCGATCGCCAAGCATAACCTCGGTTCTTTCGAATTTTCGCAAACTTATCCTTTCTTCTTCGATCAGCTGGAGAAAGCTAATCTCTTTCTGCAAGGTATTATCGACACCAGCAGTAAGCCGATGGATGATAAAATGGTGGAATGGCTCTTCCGCAATCCTTTGAGTGACGGTGGAACATTTACCGGTGTAGCCGATATTGTCAGTAAATACGGGCTTGTTCCCAAAGATGTGATGCCGGAAACCAACAGTAGTGAAAATACCTCCCGTATGGCAGGCCTGATCGCCCTGAAACTTCGTGAACAGGGGCTTCAACTCCGTGGTCTCGCTGCGCAAGGTGCCAAGCCTGCTGCCCTTGAGAAAACAAAAACAGAGATGTTGAGCACCATCTACCGCATGTTAGTGTTGAATCTCGGTGTTCCTCCTACTGAATTTACCTGGACTGAATATAACGCTAAGGGTGAGCCTGTGTCTACCGAAACTTACACTCCGCTTTCTTTCCTGAAAAAGTATGGTGACGAAAAACTGATTGATAATTATGTCATGTTAATGAACGATCCGAGCCGTGAATATTATAAGTGTTATGAGATAGATTACGACCGCCACCGTTACGACGGCAAAAACTGGACGTATGTCAATCTTCCCATCGAGGATATCAAAGAAATGGCTATTTCTTCTCTCAAGGATAGCACGATGATGTATTTTTCTTGCGATGTAGGTAAGTTTCTAAACTCTGACCGTGGTCTGCTGGATGTCAAAAACTACGACTACGAATCTCTTATGGGTACTTCTTTTGGCATGAACAAGAAGCAACGTATCCAAAGTTTTGCCAGTGGCTCCAGTCACGCCATGACTCTTATGGCCGTCGATCTTGACAAAAATGGAAAACCGACGAAATGGATGGTTGAAAATAGTTGGGGACCCGCCGCCGGTTATCAGGGTTATCTCATTATGACAGATGATTGGTTTAACGAATATATGTTCCGCCTAGTAGTAGAAACGAAATATGCATCGAAAAAAGCTCTCGAGGTGTTGAAACAGAAGCCTATCCGACTTCCTGCTTGGGATCCTATGTTTGCTGAATAG